One part of the Fusobacterium pseudoperiodonticum genome encodes these proteins:
- the leuC gene encoding 3-isopropylmalate dehydratase large subunit — translation MKTLFDKVWEKHVITGNEGEAQLLYIDLHLIHEVTSPQAFSGLRIAGRRVRRPDLTFGTMDHNTPTIMADRYNIADETSKAQLDALKRNCEEFGVELADMFNERNGIVHMVGPELGLTLPGKTVVCGDSHTATHGAFGAIAFGIGTSEVEHVLATQTLWQKKPKTMGIEITGKLQKGVYAKDIILHLIKTYGIGLGNGYAFEFFGDTIKSLSMEERMTICNMAIEAGGKSGIIAPDEITFEYIKGREFSPKDEELEKKIKEWKELYTDDILAFDEYIKLDVSTLVPQVTWGTNPEMGMNITDTFPEVKDLNYEKAYKYMDLKPGDSPKNINLKHVFIGSCTNGRLSDLEVVAKIVKGKKVHSNIKAVIVPGSQMVKKQAEEKGFAKIFLDAGFEWREAGCSTCLGMNPDLIPSGEHCASTSNRNFEGRQGKGARTHLVSPAMAAAAAIHGHFIDVRELEEVQD, via the coding sequence ATGAAAACTTTATTCGACAAAGTATGGGAAAAGCATGTTATCACAGGAAATGAAGGAGAAGCACAACTTCTGTATATAGATTTACATCTGATCCATGAAGTAACTTCACCACAGGCTTTTTCAGGACTTAGAATAGCCGGGCGTAGAGTTAGAAGACCTGACTTAACTTTTGGAACTATGGATCATAATACCCCAACTATTATGGCTGACAGATATAATATTGCAGATGAAACTTCAAAGGCACAACTTGATGCTTTAAAGAGAAATTGTGAAGAATTTGGAGTTGAACTTGCTGATATGTTCAATGAAAGAAATGGAATTGTTCATATGGTAGGACCAGAATTAGGGCTTACTCTACCTGGAAAAACTGTTGTATGTGGAGATAGCCATACTGCAACCCATGGAGCTTTTGGAGCTATAGCTTTTGGAATAGGTACAAGTGAAGTTGAACATGTTTTAGCTACTCAAACTCTATGGCAAAAGAAACCTAAAACTATGGGAATTGAAATCACAGGAAAATTACAAAAAGGAGTCTATGCTAAGGACATAATCTTACACTTAATAAAGACTTATGGAATTGGTTTAGGTAATGGTTATGCTTTTGAATTTTTTGGAGATACTATAAAAAGTTTATCTATGGAAGAAAGAATGACTATTTGTAATATGGCTATCGAAGCTGGAGGAAAGTCTGGTATCATTGCTCCTGATGAAATTACTTTTGAGTATATAAAAGGAAGAGAATTCTCTCCTAAAGATGAAGAATTAGAAAAGAAAATAAAAGAATGGAAAGAGCTTTACACAGATGACATATTGGCTTTTGATGAGTACATAAAGTTAGATGTTTCAACTCTTGTTCCACAAGTTACTTGGGGAACAAACCCTGAAATGGGAATGAATATCACTGATACTTTCCCTGAAGTAAAAGACTTAAACTATGAAAAAGCATATAAGTATATGGATTTAAAACCGGGAGATTCTCCTAAAAATATAAACTTAAAACATGTCTTTATTGGTTCTTGCACTAATGGAAGATTAAGTGACTTAGAGGTTGTAGCTAAAATAGTTAAAGGTAAAAAAGTTCATTCTAATATAAAGGCTGTTATAGTTCCAGGTTCTCAAATGGTTAAGAAACAAGCTGAGGAAAAAGGTTTTGCTAAAATATTTTTAGATGCAGGTTTTGAATGGAGAGAAGCAGGTTGTTCAACTTGCTTAGGAATGAACCCTGACTTGATACCTAGTGGAGAACATTGTGCCTCAACATCTAATAGAAATTTTGAAGGTAGACAAGGAAAAGGAGCTAGAACTCATCTTGTGAGTCCTGCTATGGCTGCTGCAGCTGCTATCCATGGACACTTTATTGATGTCAGAGAATTAGAGGAGGTGCAAGACTAA
- a CDS encoding 2-isopropylmalate synthase yields MKCIKIFDTTLRDGEQTPRVNLNAKEKLRIAKQLEALGVDIIEAGFAAASPGDFEAIELIAQNIKNSTVTSLARAVKSDIEMAAKAIKKANKARIHTFIATSPIHREFKLKMSKEEILKTVDEMVRYVRTFTNDIEFSAEDAMRTEKEYLVEVYETAIKAGATTINIPDTVGYRTPQEMYDTVKYLKENIKGIENIDISVHCHNDLGLAVANSIAAVQAGATQIECTINGIGERAGNTSLEEVVMLFKTRRDLFADFITNIDTKQIYPTSKLVSLLTGVTTQPNKAIVGANAFSHESGIHQHGVLANPETYEIIKPEVVGRNVDSLVLGKLSGKHAFVDKLNSLGFSGFDDKKIEELFANFKNLADKKKYVLDEDIISLISGDAAEVKGRFSLEHFEIIRTDIKAKAEIIMYVDGEKDVSSSYGSGPVDAAYKAINRLLNDNFVLEEYKLESITGDTDAQAQVVVIIEKDNKRHIGRAQSTDIVESSIKAYINALNRLYKED; encoded by the coding sequence ATGAAATGTATAAAAATATTTGACACAACATTAAGAGATGGTGAGCAAACTCCAAGAGTCAATCTTAATGCTAAAGAAAAACTAAGAATAGCCAAACAATTAGAAGCTTTAGGGGTAGACATAATAGAAGCTGGTTTTGCAGCTGCCTCTCCTGGAGATTTTGAAGCCATAGAACTGATAGCACAAAATATTAAAAATTCTACTGTTACAAGCTTGGCAAGAGCAGTAAAAAGCGATATAGAAATGGCTGCAAAGGCTATTAAAAAAGCTAATAAAGCTAGAATACACACTTTCATCGCAACTTCGCCTATACATAGAGAATTTAAACTAAAAATGTCTAAGGAAGAAATCTTAAAGACAGTTGATGAAATGGTAAGATATGTAAGAACTTTCACAAATGACATAGAATTCTCAGCTGAAGATGCAATGAGAACAGAAAAAGAATATCTTGTTGAAGTCTATGAAACTGCTATAAAAGCTGGAGCTACTACTATAAATATCCCAGATACAGTTGGATATAGAACTCCACAAGAAATGTATGACACTGTAAAATATTTAAAAGAAAATATAAAAGGTATAGAAAATATAGATATTTCAGTACATTGTCATAACGACTTAGGACTTGCAGTTGCTAACTCAATAGCTGCTGTTCAAGCTGGGGCTACTCAAATAGAATGTACTATCAATGGAATAGGAGAAAGAGCAGGAAACACTTCTCTTGAAGAAGTTGTTATGCTTTTTAAAACTAGAAGAGATTTATTTGCAGACTTTATAACAAATATAGATACAAAGCAAATTTATCCTACAAGTAAATTAGTTAGCTTATTGACAGGAGTTACAACTCAACCTAATAAGGCTATAGTTGGAGCAAATGCTTTCTCTCATGAATCAGGTATACATCAACATGGAGTACTTGCTAATCCAGAAACTTATGAAATTATTAAACCTGAAGTTGTTGGAAGAAATGTTGATAGCCTTGTGCTTGGAAAATTATCAGGTAAACATGCCTTTGTAGATAAATTAAATAGCTTAGGTTTCAGTGGTTTCGATGATAAAAAAATAGAGGAACTTTTTGCTAATTTCAAAAACTTAGCTGATAAAAAGAAATATGTTTTAGATGAAGATATCATTTCATTAATCAGTGGAGATGCCGCTGAAGTAAAAGGAAGATTCTCTCTTGAACACTTTGAAATAATAAGAACTGATATCAAGGCTAAGGCTGAAATCATTATGTATGTAGATGGAGAAAAAGATGTTTCTTCTTCTTATGGTAGTGGGCCTGTAGATGCTGCATACAAAGCTATAAATAGACTTTTAAATGACAATTTTGTTTTAGAAGAATATAAACTTGAATCAATAACAGGTGACACTGATGCACAGGCACAAGTTGTTGTTATCATAGAAAAGGATAATAAAAGACATATTGGTAGGGCACAAAGTACTGACATAGTTGAGTCTAGTATAAAAGCCTATATCAATGCATTAAATAGACTATATAAAGAAGATTAA
- the ilvN gene encoding acetolactate synthase small subunit — MNKEHDILVITKNTSGIAARIMSLFNRRGYFVKKMSSGITNKEGYARLTLTVDGDKELLDQIQKQVYKIIDVVKVKIFPDEGVIRRELMLIKVKANDETRSQIVQIADIYRGKILDVSPKSLVIELTGDVDKLDGFVEIMNTYGVLEIAKSGVLAMSRGEKM, encoded by the coding sequence ATGAATAAAGAACATGATATTTTAGTAATTACTAAGAATACTAGTGGTATTGCAGCAAGAATAATGTCTTTATTTAACAGAAGAGGTTATTTTGTAAAAAAGATGTCTTCTGGTATAACAAATAAAGAAGGCTATGCAAGACTTACATTGACAGTTGATGGAGATAAAGAGTTGCTGGATCAAATCCAAAAACAAGTTTACAAGATTATAGATGTTGTTAAGGTTAAGATTTTCCCTGACGAAGGTGTAATAAGAAGAGAGCTTATGCTTATAAAAGTTAAAGCAAATGATGAAACAAGATCTCAAATTGTACAAATCGCAGATATTTATCGTGGAAAAATATTAGATGTGTCTCCAAAGTCATTAGTAATCGAACTTACAGGTGACGTTGATAAATTAGATGGTTTTGTTGAAATAATGAATACTTACGGAGTTTTAGAAATAGCTAAATCTGGTGTGCTTGCAATGAGCCGTGGGGAAAAAATGTAA